In one Culex quinquefasciatus strain JHB chromosome 2, VPISU_Cqui_1.0_pri_paternal, whole genome shotgun sequence genomic region, the following are encoded:
- the LOC6033789 gene encoding farnesol dehydrogenase — MDRWKNRVAVVTGASAGIGWAIAQALLKSDMIVVGLARRVEKIEQQKATLAANLASRLHAYKCDVNDERDIVAAFKWIDSELKGADVLVNNAGVLKDTLLTAPGNTDKIKDVINTNITGLILCAREAYQSMKRRQVDGHIVNMNSVVGHSVPIGVDTLSTYNVYPATKYAVTAITETLRIELLNDNSKVKVTSISPGAVRTEIFNDPDLIASNIPFLVPEDIANSVLHVISTPKHVEIKELTIKPLGERF; from the exons ATGGACCGTTGGAAGAATCGCGTTGCAGTCGTCACGGGGGCAAGCGCAGGCATTGGATGGGCCATAGCACAAGCCCTCCTTAAATCGGACATGATCGTGGTCGGACTGGCTCGACGCGTAGAGAAGATCGAACAGCAAAAGGCCACACTAGCGGCGAATCTGGCCTCGCGGTTGCACGCGTACAAATGTGACGTGAACGACGAACGGGACATTGTGGCGGCCTTCAAATGGATCGATAGTGAGTTGAAGGGCGCAGATGTCCTCGTGAACAATGCTGGCGTATTGAAGGACACTCTGCTGACCGCCCCGGGAAATACGGACAAGATCAAGGATGTTATCAACACCAACATTACGGGACTTATTCTGTGCGCACGAGAGGCTTATCAGTCGATGAAGAGACGGCAAGTGGACGGACACATCGTCAATATGAACAGCGTCGTGGGACATTCGGTTCCGATTGGGGTGGACACGCTGAGTACGTACAACGTCTATCCCGCAACAAAGTACGCTGTAACGGCGATCACGGAAACGCTACGTATTGAACTGTTGAACGACAACAGCAAGGTGAAGGTTACC AGCATCAGCCCCGGAGCGGTCCGTACGGAAATTTTCAACGATCCGGACCTGATAGCCTCGAATATTCCATTCCTGGTGCCGGAGGACATTGCAAACAGCGTTCTGCACGTGATTTCTACCCCTAAACATGTTGAG ATCAAGGAGCTTACAATCAAACCGCTCGGGGAGAGATTTTAG